The Patescibacteria group bacterium genomic sequence AATTTTTACAATCTAAAAATCTTAATGGATTTTTAGTGGCTCTTGTTTTACAGTCAGAACAAATAGAATTCTTTTTTAACTTGATATATTCTAATAGTTCTTCTTTATAGTCTCCTCGACAATCATTGCAACCAAGACTATTTATTTGAATATTGGCTTTTATATTTAATCTATTAAATAAATCTTGGGAAAACAAAATCAGTTGCGCATCAGCAATTGGATTATCGGTCCCGATCATCTCTAAGCCAAATTGATTAAATTGCCTAAACCTTCCTGCCTGCGGCCTTTCATATCTAAAAAGAGGACCGAGATAGAATAATTTTACTGGCTGAGACACATTAAACATGCCATTTTGAATATATGCCCTAGCAACGCCTGGAGTAAATTCAGGCCTCAAAACTATATGATTCCCTGATTTATCCTTAAAATCATACATTTGTTTTTGAACTATATCTGTACTAACACCAGTTGTTTTTTTAAAAAGAGAACTTTTTTCAATTACAGGTAGCATTATTCTTTCAAATCCATATATTTTTGACAAAATAATCATTTGTTTTGTAATAAAATCAAATGATTTTATTTTCTCTCTGAAAAAATCTTGCACTCCCCTTAATTTATAAAGTTTTACTTTATCAGTAGAAAATTCTGCTTGTTTTTTAGGCCCTCTAGTAGAAGACAACCTAATTCTCTTTGACTTTCTGTATTTTCTTGTTCTGGTGGACACCTTAGTAAGAGAAATTTTTACTTTTCTTTTTCGCTTAACTGGCTTATTTTTAGCAGATTTTTTCTTGATTACTTGCTTAGCAGAAACCTTAACAAGAGAAGGCCTACCTCTTTTTTTCTTTACCAGTGGTTTCTTTTTAGTAGATTTTTTAACCTTGTTTTTTAAGACAACCTTGCTTGGCTTTGTTAAAACTTTCTTACTTGTCTTTACTTTTGATGCTTTTTGGCGAACAGGAGTTATAATTTTCTTTTTCTTTTTTAGTGCCATAAAATATATTAAATATTTATAAAAAATTAAAATTGATAAATAGGAATTTTTATTAAGCCAGCCTCCTCAAATGGAAGCCCCCTAAACCAAGCCTTGCCAATTAAATTATCCCTTTGAACAGGACCAAAAACTCTTGAATCCCTGCTTTTATTTCTATTATCCCCTAAAACATAATATTCATTATCTAACAAAGAAACACTTATATCTCCTGGAGTAGTTGCTCCAATTGATAAATAATCACCTTCTTTTAATAGCTTGTCTTGTTCTTCAATTTTATCATAGATATAAATCTGATCATTTTTTATTGAAATTTTTTCTCCGGGCAGGCCTATTATTCTTTTTATTAAAAAATCTTTTGATCCATTAGCCAACATTAAAACAACCACGTCTCCCCTGCTTGGCTTTGATGTTAGATAACTAATTTTTTCAACAATTAAATATTCTTTATCATAAAAACTTGGCTCCATTGATGGGCCTACAACATAAAATGGTTGAAAAAGAAAACGATGAACCAACCAAACGACAGCAAAAGCAATCACAATTAATTTTATAATATCAAATAACCAAAGAAAATAATAAAAAACATTTCTTGGTTTTTTTGATTTTTTATAATCTTTAATTGATTTATCTAAAAGTTTTTTAAAATTTGGCATAAAAAATTATTTATCATTATCTGATTGCTTATTGACTGGCTTCATTAAACTTATTTTTCTCACAATTTCAGTAATTTGCTGCTCGATTACGCGAAGACGAATAGTAATATAAAAAATAAAATAAAATAATAAAATTATTGCCAAATAAATAATTAAATCAACCCCCCTGCCAACGCCTAAAATTCTAGCAAAATAACTAGAACTTTCTGGGTAAATAATAATAACAAGAGATAAAATCCAAAAAACAAGCCATCCTAAAAAAGCAGTAATTTTTATTTGATTGTTTTTTAATTTATTAATTAACTTAAAAACAATAAATAAAATAAATAAAATTAAAAATGCTTGAATTAGAATCATTCTGTCAATCTATTTAAAATTAATCTTAAAAAAGTTTTAACTCCAGTAAAAAAACTTTGTCCTTTTGACATTGAATAATCTGTATAAATTGGCTTGATTGGAATTTCTTTTAAACACAAATTATTTTTTTTAATCTCTTTGAAAAACTCTGAAGAAACTTCCATTCGCTGACTCTTAATTTCCATTTTCCTAACAGCGTCAGCAGAAAAAGCACGTAATCCTGACTGGCTATCACTTGTTTTCTGTAAATAAAGTAAATAAGTAATAAAATTTGCCAAATAGTTATATGCTCTTCTACTAATTGGCATTTGCTGTTTGTCTTCTCCAATTAACCTAGACCCAATCACAACATCTGCTTGCTTTGAAATTATAGGACTTATTAATCTATTGATATCACTTGCTTGATGTTGTCCATCTGCATCCATTGTGACCACTATATCTGCTTGGTATTTTGTAGCTGCTCTTAATCCTGTTGCCAATGTAGCTCCTAGTCCAAGATTAATAAAATGACTATAAACAATTGCGCCTGCTTGCTTAGCAATATTTTTAGTATTATCTTTTGAGCCGTCATCTATCACAATAACATAATCACTCATTTCTCTTGCCTTAACAATTACATTAAAAATTGTCTCTTGTTCATTGTAAGCAGGAATGATAATAACAACTCTGTTTGAATTATTCTTGATCATATTTATCTACTAAAGGTTGTAATAAAATTTTATTAGCCCTAATATATTCTATTACCTTTTTTAAGCCAACATCAATGCTTGTGAGTGGGAACCAAGCTATTTTTGTTTTGGCTAGCCCTATGTCTGGCAAGCCAAGTGGCCTCATAAATTCTAACTTATCCTTGAATTCAACTTTTGATTGTGAACCTGTAATTTCAATTATTTTATTTGCTAAATCAACTAATTTATATGCTTTGTCCCCTCCAATATTAATAGGCCCCTGTTCTGCTGAATTTGTTATTTTCATAATTGAATCAACCACATCATCTACATAACAAAGACAAGTAGAAAAATTGGCATCGCCATAAAGAAATAATGGCTTATTGTTCAATGCTTGCAAAACAAAATCTGATATCATTTGACCATCAAACAATGCCTGCCTTGGTCCATATGTTCTAAAAATTCTTAAAATTTTAACATCAAGACCATATGTTTGTCCATAAGTAACTATAGCTGTTTCTGAAAATCTTTTACCTTCATCATAACAAGATTTTTTGCCAACAAAATCAACAGAGCCAAAATCTGACTCTTTTAA encodes the following:
- a CDS encoding histidine--tRNA ligase, with product MALKKKKKIITPVRQKASKVKTSKKVLTKPSKVVLKNKVKKSTKKKPLVKKKRGRPSLVKVSAKQVIKKKSAKNKPVKRKRKVKISLTKVSTRTRKYRKSKRIRLSSTRGPKKQAEFSTDKVKLYKLRGVQDFFREKIKSFDFITKQMIILSKIYGFERIMLPVIEKSSLFKKTTGVSTDIVQKQMYDFKDKSGNHIVLRPEFTPGVARAYIQNGMFNVSQPVKLFYLGPLFRYERPQAGRFRQFNQFGLEMIGTDNPIADAQLILFSQDLFNRLNIKANIQINSLGCNDCRGDYKEELLEYIKLKKNSICSDCKTRATKNPLRFLDCKNSICKELIINAPQLIDNLCDLCKDHFVSTLEYLDEANVAYILNPYLVRGLDYYTRTVWEIWPDHTEINIEDDKKVSTSALGGGGRYDNLIKSLGGRTTPAVGMAYGIERIMSEIKVQKVKIIPDQSPKIFLAKVGKIASAKALKLFSELIKQRIRVSENFAKTSLKAQMERANKLKVKLTLIIGHEEVLNNTIIIRDMNTGSQEIVSQDKLVNELKKRLK
- the lepB gene encoding signal peptidase I: MPNFKKLLDKSIKDYKKSKKPRNVFYYFLWLFDIIKLIVIAFAVVWLVHRFLFQPFYVVGPSMEPSFYDKEYLIVEKISYLTSKPSRGDVVVLMLANGSKDFLIKRIIGLPGEKISIKNDQIYIYDKIEEQDKLLKEGDYLSIGATTPGDISVSLLDNEYYVLGDNRNKSRDSRVFGPVQRDNLIGKAWFRGLPFEEAGLIKIPIYQF
- a CDS encoding DUF2304 domain-containing protein, which gives rise to MILIQAFLILFILFIVFKLINKLKNNQIKITAFLGWLVFWILSLVIIIYPESSSYFARILGVGRGVDLIIYLAIILLFYFIFYITIRLRVIEQQITEIVRKISLMKPVNKQSDNDK
- a CDS encoding glycosyltransferase family 2 protein, yielding MIKNNSNRVVIIIPAYNEQETIFNVIVKAREMSDYVIVIDDGSKDNTKNIAKQAGAIVYSHFINLGLGATLATGLRAATKYQADIVVTMDADGQHQASDINRLISPIISKQADVVIGSRLIGEDKQQMPISRRAYNYLANFITYLLYLQKTSDSQSGLRAFSADAVRKMEIKSQRMEVSSEFFKEIKKNNLCLKEIPIKPIYTDYSMSKGQSFFTGVKTFLRLILNRLTE
- a CDS encoding NAD-dependent epimerase/dehydratase family protein, which gives rise to MKQEKKYYPKDKKNILITGGAGFIGSHLCDLLVKDHNVICLDNLIEKNNINNIKHLLQNPNFRLLKKDINARIDFEDIPELKEFKINIQGISEIYHLACPTSPKNFDKLRMEILYANAIGTINALEITKKYNAKMIFASSAVVYGSKKDNDLPLKESDFGSVDFVGKKSCYDEGKRFSETAIVTYGQTYGLDVKILRIFRTYGPRQALFDGQMISDFVLQALNNKPLFLYGDANFSTCLCYVDDVVDSIMKITNSAEQGPINIGGDKAYKLVDLANKIIEITGSQSKVEFKDKLEFMRPLGLPDIGLAKTKIAWFPLTSIDVGLKKVIEYIRANKILLQPLVDKYDQE